GGCCCTGGTGGCGCAGATAGCTCTCGATCTGGAATTCCGCCTCGCGGAAGTCGTAGATCAGGTGCGTGCGGTTCTGCAGGTTGCGCCCGAACTTGCGGTGCAGCGCCGGCTCGGACAGGTAGGTGATGTGCGCCGCCATCCGGGCGACGGCGAGGCCGCGCTCGGGCTTCACGCCGTAGAGCATGTATTCGCCGTTGCGCCAGTCCGGGTCGGCCATGATCGCCTGGCGGCCGACCTCGTGGAAGGCGATGTTCTGCGCGGTGTGGCGTGCGGCCGTTGCGACGGGCAGGGCGGAGAAGACCCGATCGGGGTAGCTCGCCGCCGCCTGCAGCACCTGCATGCCGCCCATCGAGCCGCCGATCACGCTGAACAGCTGGTCGATGCCGAGATGGTCGACGACGCGGAAGGCGGCGTTGACCATGTCCTTGATCGTGACGACCGGGAAGTCGAGCCCGTAGACCTTGCCGGTCTCCGGGTTCACGTGCTGCGGACCGGTCGAGCCCATGCAGCCGCCGATCACGTTCACGCACAGGATGAAGTAGCGGTCGGTGTCGATCGGCCGGCCGGGGCCGATCAGCATTTCCCACCAGCCGGGCTTGCCGGTGATCGGATGCCGCTCCACCGGGAACTGGTCGCCGGTCAGCGCATGGCAGACGAGGATGGCGTTGGACTTGTCCCCGTTCAGCTCGCCATACGTCTGGTAGGCCAGCACCGGGCGTGGAAGCTCGCGGCCGCACTCCAGCAGGAGCGGCGAGTCGCATACAAGCTGCCGTCCCGGCAGGTTCTCGAAGGCGGGCCAGTCGGCACGGGCCGCCGGCGCGGTTTCGGACACTGGCAGGCTGCTCCCTCTGCCCGGCTTTCCGGGCCTTGGTTCGACGCTTGGGGCATTGCCCCGAGACCGGCGCACGATAGGTACGGGTGTGGCCTCGCCTGTCAATGTTTTCTTTGATTTCCGGGGGGCGCGCTACTACTACTGTCGACCCTCGCGCTGCCCGCGTTTCCTGGGATTCACCCCCGATGCCGCCATCCGAACCGACGCTCGACGAACTCCGACGCGAGATCGACAGGATCGACGCGGCCATGCACGACCTGCTGATGCAGCGCACCGCCGTGGTCGAGGAAGTCGGCCGCGCGAAGGCGCGGGAGAATCCCGCCGGTGCCGGTTCGCGGCCGCAGTTCTTCCGTCCGGGCCGAGAGGCTCTCGTGCTGCGCAGCCTTATCGAGCGCCACACCGGCCGCTTCCCTGTGGCCTCCCTCGTGCGCATCTGGCGCGAGATCATGACGGGCCAGCTGCGCGTCCAGACGGAGATCGCCGTCGCCGTCTATGCGCCGCCGGGCCGCGGCGATTACTGGGACATGGCGCGCGATCATTACGGTGCGGGCGCTACCTATACGCCGTATCACCGCGCGCAGCAGGTCGTCGCGGCCGTCCGCGGCGGCACCGCCGGCATCGGCGTGCTGCCTATGCCGCAGGACGACGACGGCGAGCCGTGGTGGGCCGCCGTGGCCACCGACGACACCAACGCCCCCAGCATCGTTGCGCGCATCCCCATCCTGGACGTCACCGGCCAGCCCGGCGGCGCGCTCCTTCTGGCGAACGTCGATCCCGAGCGCACCGGCGACGATCGGGCCTATCTCGCGGTCGAATCCGCCGGTGAGGCGAGCGTCGGCAGCCTGGTCGCCGAGCTGCGGGCTGTCGGCCTGACGGTGCGTCCGCTCGTGGCCGAGGCGGTGAAGGGACCCGGCGGAAACCTGCATCTGTTCGAGGCCGAGGAGATGGTCCTGCGCGACGACCCGCGTCTGGCGCGCGTCACGGATCGCGGGCGTCTGCCGATTACCCGGGCCTTCTCGCTCGGCGGTTATGCGATGCCGATCGGCTCCACGATGTCCCGCGAAACGGCGGTCGCCTGATCATGTCCGAACTGAAGCCCCGTCCTGGCATCATGGACATCGCCGCCTATGTCGGCGGCGAATCCTCGATCGCGGGTCATGCCCGCGTCATCAAGCTCTCGTCGAACGAGAATCCGCTCGGCCCCAGCCCGCGGGCGATCGAAGCCTTCAAGGCGCTCGCCGACAAGCTGCACGAGTATCCCGACGGCGGCTCCACCAAGCTCCGCGAGGCGATCGCGCATCGTTACGGCCTCGATGCCGCCCGCATCGTCTGCGGCGGCGGGTCGGACGAACTGCTGTCGCTTCTGGCCCGCGGCTATGCCGGTCCGGGCGACGAGGTGATCTACACCGAGCACGGCTTCCTGATGTACCCGATCGTCACCAAGTCGGTCGGGGCGACGCCCGTGGTGGTCAAGGAAACCAACCTGACCGCCGACATCGATGCGATCCTCGAGGCGGTGACGCCGCGGACGCGCATCGTGTTCCTGGCCAACCCGAACAACCCGACCGGAACCTACGTTCCGGCAGAGGAGGTGGAGCGGCTACGCGCCTCGCTCCCGGCGGGCGTCCTGCTGGTCATCGACGCCGCCTATGCCGAGTACGTCACGCGCAACGACTACGAGCCCGGCGTGCGGCTGGTCGAGGCGAACGACAACGTCGTGATGACGCGGACCTTCTCCAAGATCTACGGCCTCGCGGCGCTACGCCTCGGCTGGGCCTACTGCCCGCCCGGGGTCGCCGACGTCCTGAACCGGATTCGCGGACCGTTCAACGTCAACGCGGCCGCGCTGGCGGCGGGTGCGGCGGCGATGGCCGACGTGGCCCATGTCGATGCCGCGCGCGCGCACAACGAGCGCTGGCTGGCCTGGACGGCCGCCGAACTCGAGGCGCTCGGCCTGAAGACGACGCCCGCCGTGGGCAACTTCGTCCTCGTGCGCTTCCCGTCGTCGGAGCGGGCAGAGGCGGCGCTCGCCTTCCTCAACGGACGGGGTATCATTCCGCGTCGCGTCGCGGGCTACGGGCTGCCGGATTGCCTGCGCATCACGATCGGCAGCGAGGACGACATGCGCGCCGTCGTGGCGGCGGTCGCGGATTTCCTGCGCTGATCCTAGCTTCATGCGCCGGCCCACGGGCCGGCGCGCACCCATTCGGGCAGAGATGGCGGACAAACCAGTTTTCGACCGTATCGCACTGATCGGCATCGGCCTGATCGGCTCCTCGCTGGCGCGGGCGATCCGGCGCGGCGGCCTGGCCGGTCACGTGGTCGCCTGCGACAGCAGCGAGGAGGTCCTCGCGTCGGTGGAACGGCTGGGCTTCGCCGACAGCACGACGTCGTCGGTGCCCGAGGCGGTACGCGGCGCCGATCTGGTCGTCGTCTGCACGCCGGTCGGCACCTTCGCCGACATCGGCGCTGCGATGCGGCCGGCCCTTTCGCCCGGTGCCATCGTCAGCGACACTGGGTCGGTCAAGCAGTGCGTCGTGCGCGACCTGGGACCGTGCATCCCGGAGGGCGTGCACTTCGTCCCCGGCCATCCGATCGCCGGCACCGAGCATTCGGGCCCGGAAGCGGGCTTCGCCGAACTGTTCGACGGCCGCTGGTGCATCCTGACGCCGCCGCCGGGCACGGATAGGGCTGCGGTCGACCGGCTGTCGGAGCTGTGGCGTGCCTGCGGCGCGATGATCGAGGTGATGGATCCCGGCCATCACGACCAGGTCCTGGCCGTCACCTCGCACCTGCCGCACCTGATCGCCTTCACGATCGTCGGAACGGCCTCCGACCTGGGCGAGCACCTGCAGCAGGAAGTGGTGCAGTTCGCGGCGAGCGGCTTTCGCGACTTCACGCGGATCGCGGCGTCGGACCCGATCATGTGGCGCGACATCTTCCTGAACAATCGCGACGCGCTGCTCGAAGTGAGCCAGCGCATGCAGGAGGATCTGGCCCGTCTCCAGCGCGCCATTCGCTGGGGCGAGGGCGAGGAGATCGAGCAGCGGATCCGCCGCACGCGCGAGATTCGGCGCAGGCTGATCGACGCCAAGCAGGCCTGATACCGCCGCTTCGGAACCGCCATTGGTGCCCGACTGGCACCCGACGACGAGACTTGGTAGGGTGTGCCGACGCTGGGCGGGCAGTTCCGTCCGGCGCCACTTCCGTTTGCCGACGCAGGAGCTCTTCTCCCCATGTCGCTCGCCAGCAAGGCCGCCCCGCAGCAGCGGAACGGTTTCTTCGACGACCGCCTCTCCGACAGCGACCCCGAGCTGTTCGGCTCCGTCCGCGACGAACTCCGTCGCCAGCAGGAGCAGATCGAGCTGATCGCCTCCGAGAACATCGTGTCTCGCGCGGTGCTGGACGCCCAGGGATCGGTCCTGACGAACAAATACGCCGAGGGCTATCCGGGACGGCGCTACTACGGCGGCTGCGAGTTCGTCGACGTCGCGGAGCGTCTCGCCATCGAGCGGGCGCGCCAGCTCTTCGGCTGCGCCTTCGCCAACGTGCAGCCCCATTCGGGCGCGCAGGCGAACCAGGGCGTGATGCTCGCGCTCGTGCAGCCCGGCGACACCATCCTGGGCATGTCGCTCGCCGCCGGCGGCCACCTCACGCACGGCGCGGCCCCGAACCTCTCGGGCAAGTGGTTCAAGCCGGTCCAGTACGGCGTGCGCCGCCAGGACGGGCTGATCGACTACGAGGAGGTCGAGCGCCTCGCCCGCGAGAACAAGCCGAAGCTCATCATCGCCGGTGGTTCCGCCTATCCGCGCATCATCGACTTCGCCCGTTTCCGCGCGATCGCGGACGAGGTCGGCGCCTTCTTCATGGTGGACATGGCGCACTTCGCCGGCCTCGTCGCCGCAGGCGTCTACCCTAGCCCGCTGCCGCACGCGCATGTGGTGACGACGACGACGCACAAGACGCTGCGCGGGCCGCGCGGCGGCATGATCCTCTCCAACGACGAGGAGATCGGCAAGAAGATCAACTCGGCGATGTTCCCGGGCCTGCAGGGCGGCCCGCTGATGCACGTCATCGCCGCGAAGGCGGTCGCCTTCGGCGAGGCGCTGCGCCCGGAGTTCGTCGACTATGCCAAGCAGGTGGTGGCGAACGCCAACGCGCTCGCCGAGACGCTGATGGGGCGCGGGCTCGACATCGTGTCCGGTGGCACCGATTCGCACCTGATGCTCGTCGACCTGCGGCCGATGAAGCTGACCGGCAAGGTGGCCGAGGCGGCGCTGGAGCGGGCGCGCATCACCTGCAACAAGAATGCGATCCCCTTCGACCCCGAGAAGCCGGCGATCACCTCCGGGCTCCGCCTCGGCACGCCGGCGGCGACGACGCGCGGCTTCGGCACCGCCGAGTTTCGCGAGGTCGGCGAACTGATCGCCGACGTCTTCGACGGCGTCCGGGCCAATCCCGACGACAACAGTGCGGTCGAGCGCGAGGTCGGGGACAAGGTTCTGGCGCTCTGCGGGCGCTTCCCGATCTACGCCGGATTGTGAGCGCGGCCGGCCGCAGGGGAGGCTGAAGGATGCGCTGTCCGTTCTGCCAGCACGACGACACCCAGGTGAAGGACTCGCGTCCGACCGAGGACAACACGGCCATCAGACGCCGTCGCTTCTGTCCGGGTTGCGGCGCGCGCTTCACCACCTTCGAGCGCGTCTATCTGCGCGAGTTGATGGTCGTGAAGTCGAACGGCCAGCGCGAACCCTTCAACCGCGACAAGCTGGAGCGGTCGATGCGGGTGGCGTTGCGCAAGCGGCCGGTCGAGGACGAACGCGTCGAACGGGTCATCAGCAGCCTCGTCCGCCAACTCGAGACGTCGGGCGAGACGGAGATACCGGCGAAGAAGATCGGCGAGGGGGTGATGGCGGCGCTGTCCACTCTCGATCCGGTAGCCTATGTGCGGTTCGCGTCGGTCTACCGGAATTTCCGCGAAGCGAAGGATTTCGAGGATTTCGTCGGCACGATCGGTGCCCCGGGCGACTGACCGGGCCGGCGCAGCGGACATGGACGCCCGTTTCATGGACGCGGCGCTGGGGCTGGCCCAGCGCGGGCTCGGCAGGGTCTGGCCCAATCCGTCCGTCGGCTGCGTGCTGGTGGCCGGCGGCCGGGTCGTCGGGCGCGGCTGGACGCAGCCGGGCGGGCGACCGCACGGCGAGACCGAGGCCCTCCGCCGTGCGGGCGAGGCGGCGCGCGGCGCCACCGCCTATGTCTCGCTCGAGCCATGCAATCACTGGGGCAAGACGCCGCCCTGTACCGAGGCGCTGATCGGCGCCGGCGTGTCCCGCGCCGTCGTCGCCCTGGAGGATCCCGATCCCCGCGTCAGCGGCGGGGGACTCGCGCGCCTGCGTGCGGCCGGCATCGACGTGGTGACCGGGGTCGGCGCTTCGGTGGCTGCCGAGACCAACGCGGGTTTCTTCCTGCGCATCCGGGAGGGCCGGCCACTGGTCGCGCTGAAGACGGCCACGACCCTCGACGGCCGCATCGCCACCGCTTCGGGCGAAAGCCGCTGGATCACCGGCGAGGCGGCGCGTGCCCGCGCGCATGCGCTGCGCGCCACCTATGACGCCGTCCTGGTCGGCAGCGAGACCGCGGTCGTCGACGATCCCGACCTGACATGCCGCCTTCCGGGGCTCGAGGACCGGTCGCCCGTGCGGGTGGTCCTCGACAGCGGGCTCCGCATTCCGCTCACGGCCAGGGTCGTGCGGACCGCGACGGACGTGCCGACCTGGATCGTCTGCCGCGCAGATGCGGATCCGGCGCGCGCCGCTGCACTGGAATCCGCCGGTGTGCGGCTCGTGCGGGTCGCCGAAGTCGGTGCGGGCGGACGGCCCGATCTCGCCGCCGCACTCGGCGCACTCGGTGCGCTCGGTCTGACCCGCGTCCTCGTCGAGGGAGGCGGCATCATCGGTGCCGCCCTTCTTTCCGCAGGACTCGTCGACCGGCTATACTGGTTTCGCGCAGCCATGGTGATCGGTGGCGACGGTCGCCCCGTATCGGGACCATTGGGTTTGGGATCGCTCGCCGCGGCGCCGCGGTTCCGGCGCCTCGCCGTCGAGACCGTCGGCGATGACGCCCTGGAAACCTTCGCGCGGCAAGGCTAGGTTTGCGACATGTTCACGGGGATCATTACCGATGTCGGGCACGTGCGGACCGTGGTTGCCGGAGGCGATACGCGGTTCGAAATCGCCACCGCCTACGACACCGCGGGCATCGCGATCGGCGCGTCGATCGCATGTTCCGGCCCCTGCCTGACGGTCGTCGAAAAGGGGCCGGGCTGGTTTGCCGTCGAGGCGTCGGCCGAGACCTTGAGCCGTACGACCCTGGGCGGATGGCACGAGGGGACACGGATCAACCTGGAACGCGCGCTGAAACTGGGCGACGAACTGGGCGGACACCTCGTGTCGGGGCACGTCGACGGCGTGGCCGAGGTCGTGGCGCGGCGTCCCGAGGGGGACAGCCTGCGGCTTTCGTTCCGGCCGCCGGCGGAGCTGTTCGCCTTCATCGCGGAAAAGGGGTCGGCGACCATCGAGGGGGTCTCGCTGACGGTAAACGAAGTCGAGGACGGCTGCTTCGGGGTGAACCTCATCCCGCATACGCAGACCGAAACGACCCTCGGGGAGCTGGCGCCGGGCGATCGGGTCAACATGGAAATCGACATGCTGGCGCGGTACGTCGCCCGGCTGATGGAGAACGGACCGACGTGGCGAAAGAACTAGACAATCTCGCGCGCTTCGACCCGGCTGCTTCCGAGCGCCGGCCCGAAGACCTCGAAGCCCTCTGCCCCAGCGAGGACATCATCGAGGAGGCGCGCAACGGCCGGATGTTCATCCTGGTCGACGACGAGGACCGCGAGAACGAAGGCGATCTCTGCATCCCGGCGCAGATGGCGACCCCCGAGGCGATCAACTTCATGGCCCGTTTCGGCCGCGGCCTGATCTGCCTCGCACTTACGGGCGAGCGCATCAAGCAGCTCGGCATCCCGATGATGCCGCGCGCGTCGCGCAGCCGGCAGACGACGGCGTTCACCGTGTCGATCGAGGCGCGGGAAGGGATCACCACGGGCATCTCGGCACCCGACCGCGCCCGCACCATCGCGGTGGCGATCGACACGTCCAAGGGGCCCGAGGACATCGTCACGCCCGGCCACATCTTCCCGCTGGAGGCCCGGGACGGCGGCGTGCTGGTCCGCACCGGCCACACCGAGGCGTCGGTCGACATCGCCCGGCTCGCCGGCCTTAACGCGTCCGCCGTGATCTGCGAGATCATGAACGACGACGGCACCATGGCGCGGCTGCCGGACCTGGTGAAGTTCGCGCGCCATCACGGGCTCAAGATCGGTTCGATCGCCGACCTCATCGCCTATCGCCGCCGCTACGACCGGCTGGTCGAGAAGATGGTCGAATCGCACCTGGACAGCCAGTATGGCGGCGATTTCCGGCTGATCGTCTACCGCAGCAAGGTCAACCAGGCTGAACACATCGCACTGGTGAAGGGCAATCTCGACGGGCCGGAGCCTGTGCTGGTGCGCATGCACGCGGTCAACATCATCGAGGACGTGCTGGGTGACCGCGCGCACGATCGCGGCGGCGAACTGCACCGTGCCATGCGCGCGATCGGCGCCGCCGGGCGGGGCGTCATCGTCATCATCCGCGAATCGCGTCTCAGTTCGGTCTCCGACCGGATCAAGAAGGATCAGAAGGACGGTTTCCAGCCCGACAGCCGCGAGCTGCGCGACTACGGCATGGGGGCCCAGATCCTCCTCGATCTCGGCGTCCGGGACATGGTGCTGCTGTCGAACACGCCGCGGACGATCGTGGGACTGGACGGCTACGGACTGCGCGTGATCGAGCAGCGACCGATCCCGCACTAGGTCCGGCGGAGATATTCCGGCCCGGCGACGGTATCCACGGGATGTCGTCGCGCGAAATCGTCTGATCGAGGATACCGACCATGTCCGAAGGAGCCGCGCCGCACGTCCTGCTCGTGGTGGCGCCGTACTATACCGAGATCGTCGAGGATCTCTGCCGGGGAGCCGTCGCCGCTCTCGAGGAACAGGGCGCGACGTGGGAGCGGATCGACGTGGCCGGTGCGTTCGAGATCCCGGGCGCGATCGCGCTCGCGCTGGACGCCGGGACGCGCGGCGGGCGGCGGTTCGACGGCTATCTCGGCCTCGGCTGCGTCATCCGTGGCGAGACGAGCCATTATGACCTCATCTGCAACGAGGTCGCCCGCGCGCTGCAGACCATGGCGGTGGAGCGCCTCGTTCCCGTCGGATTCGGCCTGCTGACGACCGAGAACGGCGCGCAGGCGCGGGTGCG
The DNA window shown above is from Constrictibacter sp. MBR-5 and carries:
- the ribD gene encoding bifunctional diaminohydroxyphosphoribosylaminopyrimidine deaminase/5-amino-6-(5-phosphoribosylamino)uracil reductase RibD, translated to MDARFMDAALGLAQRGLGRVWPNPSVGCVLVAGGRVVGRGWTQPGGRPHGETEALRRAGEAARGATAYVSLEPCNHWGKTPPCTEALIGAGVSRAVVALEDPDPRVSGGGLARLRAAGIDVVTGVGASVAAETNAGFFLRIREGRPLVALKTATTLDGRIATASGESRWITGEAARARAHALRATYDAVLVGSETAVVDDPDLTCRLPGLEDRSPVRVVLDSGLRIPLTARVVRTATDVPTWIVCRADADPARAAALESAGVRLVRVAEVGAGGRPDLAAALGALGALGLTRVLVEGGGIIGAALLSAGLVDRLYWFRAAMVIGGDGRPVSGPLGLGSLAAAPRFRRLAVETVGDDALETFARQG
- the glyA gene encoding serine hydroxymethyltransferase, which gives rise to MSLASKAAPQQRNGFFDDRLSDSDPELFGSVRDELRRQQEQIELIASENIVSRAVLDAQGSVLTNKYAEGYPGRRYYGGCEFVDVAERLAIERARQLFGCAFANVQPHSGAQANQGVMLALVQPGDTILGMSLAAGGHLTHGAAPNLSGKWFKPVQYGVRRQDGLIDYEEVERLARENKPKLIIAGGSAYPRIIDFARFRAIADEVGAFFMVDMAHFAGLVAAGVYPSPLPHAHVVTTTTHKTLRGPRGGMILSNDEEIGKKINSAMFPGLQGGPLMHVIAAKAVAFGEALRPEFVDYAKQVVANANALAETLMGRGLDIVSGGTDSHLMLVDLRPMKLTGKVAEAALERARITCNKNAIPFDPEKPAITSGLRLGTPAATTRGFGTAEFREVGELIADVFDGVRANPDDNSAVEREVGDKVLALCGRFPIYAGL
- a CDS encoding prephenate/arogenate dehydrogenase family protein; protein product: MADKPVFDRIALIGIGLIGSSLARAIRRGGLAGHVVACDSSEEVLASVERLGFADSTTSSVPEAVRGADLVVVCTPVGTFADIGAAMRPALSPGAIVSDTGSVKQCVVRDLGPCIPEGVHFVPGHPIAGTEHSGPEAGFAELFDGRWCILTPPPGTDRAAVDRLSELWRACGAMIEVMDPGHHDQVLAVTSHLPHLIAFTIVGTASDLGEHLQQEVVQFAASGFRDFTRIAASDPIMWRDIFLNNRDALLEVSQRMQEDLARLQRAIRWGEGEEIEQRIRRTREIRRRLIDAKQA
- the ribH gene encoding 6,7-dimethyl-8-ribityllumazine synthase, with the protein product MSEGAAPHVLLVVAPYYTEIVEDLCRGAVAALEEQGATWERIDVAGAFEIPGAIALALDAGTRGGRRFDGYLGLGCVIRGETSHYDLICNEVARALQTMAVERLVPVGFGLLTTENGAQARVRASPEGKDKGREAVRACLGMIALKRRFAAGAS
- a CDS encoding chorismate mutase, yielding MPPSEPTLDELRREIDRIDAAMHDLLMQRTAVVEEVGRAKARENPAGAGSRPQFFRPGREALVLRSLIERHTGRFPVASLVRIWREIMTGQLRVQTEIAVAVYAPPGRGDYWDMARDHYGAGATYTPYHRAQQVVAAVRGGTAGIGVLPMPQDDDGEPWWAAVATDDTNAPSIVARIPILDVTGQPGGALLLANVDPERTGDDRAYLAVESAGEASVGSLVAELRAVGLTVRPLVAEAVKGPGGNLHLFEAEEMVLRDDPRLARVTDRGRLPITRAFSLGGYAMPIGSTMSRETAVA
- the hisC gene encoding histidinol-phosphate transaminase; the protein is MSELKPRPGIMDIAAYVGGESSIAGHARVIKLSSNENPLGPSPRAIEAFKALADKLHEYPDGGSTKLREAIAHRYGLDAARIVCGGGSDELLSLLARGYAGPGDEVIYTEHGFLMYPIVTKSVGATPVVVKETNLTADIDAILEAVTPRTRIVFLANPNNPTGTYVPAEEVERLRASLPAGVLLVIDAAYAEYVTRNDYEPGVRLVEANDNVVMTRTFSKIYGLAALRLGWAYCPPGVADVLNRIRGPFNVNAAALAAGAAAMADVAHVDAARAHNERWLAWTAAELEALGLKTTPAVGNFVLVRFPSSERAEAALAFLNGRGIIPRRVAGYGLPDCLRITIGSEDDMRAVVAAVADFLR
- the nrdR gene encoding transcriptional regulator NrdR produces the protein MRCPFCQHDDTQVKDSRPTEDNTAIRRRRFCPGCGARFTTFERVYLRELMVVKSNGQREPFNRDKLERSMRVALRKRPVEDERVERVISSLVRQLETSGETEIPAKKIGEGVMAALSTLDPVAYVRFASVYRNFREAKDFEDFVGTIGAPGD
- a CDS encoding homoserine O-acetyltransferase, coding for MPGRQLVCDSPLLLECGRELPRPVLAYQTYGELNGDKSNAILVCHALTGDQFPVERHPITGKPGWWEMLIGPGRPIDTDRYFILCVNVIGGCMGSTGPQHVNPETGKVYGLDFPVVTIKDMVNAAFRVVDHLGIDQLFSVIGGSMGGMQVLQAAASYPDRVFSALPVATAARHTAQNIAFHEVGRQAIMADPDWRNGEYMLYGVKPERGLAVARMAAHITYLSEPALHRKFGRNLQNRTHLIYDFREAEFQIESYLRHQGRAFVERFDANSYLYITRAMDYFDLAADHDGELANAFRGVKTRFCLASFTSDWLFPTSESRTLVHALNAVAAPVSFVEIESDKGHDAFLLDEPEFIDIVRGFLNGAASVRGLRQR
- the ribB gene encoding 3,4-dihydroxy-2-butanone-4-phosphate synthase, with the translated sequence MIEEARNGRMFILVDDEDRENEGDLCIPAQMATPEAINFMARFGRGLICLALTGERIKQLGIPMMPRASRSRQTTAFTVSIEAREGITTGISAPDRARTIAVAIDTSKGPEDIVTPGHIFPLEARDGGVLVRTGHTEASVDIARLAGLNASAVICEIMNDDGTMARLPDLVKFARHHGLKIGSIADLIAYRRRYDRLVEKMVESHLDSQYGGDFRLIVYRSKVNQAEHIALVKGNLDGPEPVLVRMHAVNIIEDVLGDRAHDRGGELHRAMRAIGAAGRGVIVIIRESRLSSVSDRIKKDQKDGFQPDSRELRDYGMGAQILLDLGVRDMVLLSNTPRTIVGLDGYGLRVIEQRPIPH
- a CDS encoding riboflavin synthase; this translates as MFTGIITDVGHVRTVVAGGDTRFEIATAYDTAGIAIGASIACSGPCLTVVEKGPGWFAVEASAETLSRTTLGGWHEGTRINLERALKLGDELGGHLVSGHVDGVAEVVARRPEGDSLRLSFRPPAELFAFIAEKGSATIEGVSLTVNEVEDGCFGVNLIPHTQTETTLGELAPGDRVNMEIDMLARYVARLMENGPTWRKN